The DNA sequence GCTATTGTAAGCACGGTCAGGGTCAGAGGGCATACTACGTATACATCGGAACAGAGTCTCCTGCCTTCCCTGGCCTTCCCGAGATACCACCTGACCCATGGTGAAAGTCACATCATGAAACAGGACCtgacaggaaaaggaagagatgtTGAAGAAAACCAAGATAGCACCACCCAGTTGTAGGAGGCCTCAGGAGCCCTGACACAGGATCTAGGGAATGAAGAAGGGTCTTCATTTGGTACAAACAGCGCAATCAGGGACCCTCGGTATGACACATACAGGTCCTCTGAGAAGAGCATAGAGCCAACCTCCAGGCCCCTAGGTTAGGTTCAGTGTATGTCTAGGGTTACCTGGCTATACAGCAGATAAACTCCAGCATCCCAGACTCGAACAATGTATCCTTGGGCCTCCAGGCCTCTCCCACGCCTAAGAACAGGTTGCCACATCACTTCTGTCACATCAGAGTCCTCTGGAGGTGAGGAGTGTGGCAGGTCAGAATTTTTGCACTCTCAGACACTTAGCAGCTCTCCCCTTTTTACTTCTAAGACTTTCTTGGGCCCAGCTGCCAGCCCCAAAATTCTTGGCTTGTGCCCCTCCCCCAAagccattatttaaaatattgctcACCCTTGGAGGTGATGTTAATGGGAACAAGGTGCAGAACTGAGTGCTTCTctgaggagagaaggaggaaatctCAGTTGTTTTGACTCTCCACCTCACCAGGGCTCAAACTAGCAACCCCCATTCTTTCATCACCTCCTACCCCTGCTGTGCCCGGGGTTCACTCACTCTTCCGCTTCTGGGTGAGCACTGCTCTCCTTTTCCGAGATCGTGCGCCATTCTCCCAGGCTTCCAGGACATCTGGGCTCTACTCATGGAAAGAGGGTCAGAGTTAAACTAAGATGCAGGGGACCCAGGCAGGGAGCTTTCCTTCCCAGTTTTCCCAAACACCAAGAATGCCTCAGATCTCTTATGCACCTTTCCCCAGCCCCCTGCGTCTTGGTGCTGGCTGCCCTCCAGGATCTGTTAGGTACAAGAAGCATTAATCTTTAACTGTTTCTTTTCCTGGAGTGGCTGCTCCCTTGACATTCAAACCGAGACCCCCCTCTTGCACccacttgaaactttgaaaactGGGAGGCCAGAACTGAGAGGCCCAAAGACCCCTGTGGCATTCATCCTCCCCGCTCAGATCCTCATCTCCCCTCACTCACCTGCTCCTGGAGGCTCCGCCAGGGATATTCTTCCCCCTTGTGGGCCGGCCCTCCGCTCCTCTGTAGCCGGCTCACCTCCCTCCTTAGGCCTTGCAGCTCTGTTTGTTGGGTCAGCAGAGCGATGGCACAAGCCACAGCCCCCAGAGCCGCCCCCCAACTCAACCAGAGAGCAACTGAGAGTGCCGGCTCTCGGACTGGGCCCCCCATGTCGCCCGGG is a window from the Castor canadensis chromosome 11, mCasCan1.hap1v2, whole genome shotgun sequence genome containing:
- the Tnfsf13 gene encoding tumor necrosis factor ligand superfamily member 13 isoform X3; this encodes MGGPVREPALSVALWLSWGAALGAVACAIALLTQQTELQGLRREVSRLQRSGGPAHKGEEYPWRSLQEQSPDVLEAWENGARSRKRRAVLTQKRKKKHSVLHLVPINITSKEDSDVTEVMWQPVLRRGRGLEAQGYIVRVWDAGVYLLYSQVLFHDVTFTMGQVVSREGQGRQETLFRCIRSMPSDPDRAYNSCYSAGVFHLHQGDILSVIIPRAKAKLSLSPHGTFLGFVKL
- the Tnfsf13 gene encoding tumor necrosis factor ligand superfamily member 13 isoform X1; its protein translation is MPASSPFLLAPKGPPGDMGGPVREPALSVALWLSWGAALGAVACAIALLTQQTELQGLRREVSRLQRSGGPAHKGEEYPWRSLQEQSPDVLEAWENGARSRKRRAVLTQKRKKKHSVLHLVPINITSKEDSDVTEVMWQPVLRRGRGLEAQGYIVRVWDAGVYLLYSQVLFHDVTFTMGQVVSREGQGRQETLFRCIRSMPSDPDRAYNSCYSAGVFHLHQGDILSVIIPRAKAKLSLSPHGTFLGFVKL
- the Tnfsf13 gene encoding tumor necrosis factor ligand superfamily member 13 isoform X2, with translation MPASSPFLLAPKGPPGDMGGPVREPALSVALWLSWGAALGAVACAIALLTQQTELQGLRREVSRLQRSGGPAHKGEEYPWRSLQEQSPDVLEAWENGARSRKRRAVLTQKRKKDSDVTEVMWQPVLRRGRGLEAQGYIVRVWDAGVYLLYSQVLFHDVTFTMGQVVSREGQGRQETLFRCIRSMPSDPDRAYNSCYSAGVFHLHQGDILSVIIPRAKAKLSLSPHGTFLGFVKL